A single genomic interval of Alcaligenes sp. SDU_A2 harbors:
- a CDS encoding amino acid ABC transporter ATP-binding protein → MVELKNVSKWYGQFQALAQCSVQVQKGEVVVFCGPSGSGKSTLIKTINGLEDIQEGEILFNGQSIHAPGQDMSALRTKIGMVFQHFELFPHLSVLENLCIAQVKVLGRTPAQAEQKALALLERVGLRDHADKHPAQLSGGQQQRVAIARALSMDPQIMLFDEPTSALDPEMVNEVLAVMIELAQEGMTMLVVTHEMGFARKVADRVVFMDQGRIVEVSDKDSFFSQPTSERARDFLRKIIH, encoded by the coding sequence ATGGTTGAACTCAAGAATGTATCGAAGTGGTATGGCCAGTTCCAGGCGCTGGCCCAGTGCAGCGTGCAGGTGCAAAAAGGCGAGGTGGTGGTGTTTTGCGGTCCCTCGGGCTCGGGCAAGTCCACCTTGATCAAAACCATCAATGGCCTGGAAGATATCCAGGAGGGCGAGATCCTGTTCAATGGCCAGTCGATTCATGCTCCTGGGCAGGATATGTCGGCTCTGCGCACGAAGATCGGCATGGTGTTTCAGCACTTCGAGCTGTTCCCGCACTTGAGCGTGCTGGAGAATCTATGCATTGCACAGGTCAAAGTGCTGGGCAGGACACCCGCCCAGGCCGAACAAAAGGCCCTGGCTCTGCTGGAGCGGGTAGGTCTGCGTGATCATGCCGATAAGCATCCGGCGCAGTTGTCGGGCGGTCAGCAGCAACGCGTGGCGATTGCGCGCGCTTTGTCGATGGACCCGCAGATCATGTTGTTTGACGAACCGACCTCGGCGCTGGACCCGGAGATGGTCAACGAGGTGCTGGCCGTGATGATCGAGCTGGCCCAAGAGGGTATGACCATGCTGGTGGTGACCCACGAGATGGGCTTTGCCCGAAAGGTCGCTGACAGGGTGGTGTTCATGGATCAGGGCCGTATCGTGGAAGTATCTGACAAAGACAGTTTTTTTAGTCAGCCGACATCAGAGCGCGCCCGGGATTTTCTGAGAAAAATCATTCACTGA
- a CDS encoding dienelactone hydrolase family protein, with amino-acid sequence MNASLNSADGHAFQTYVTGDDQARRGLIVLQEIFGVNAQIRDTCDRFAQQGYRVIAPALFDRRERGVELDYTAQGVQRGLELRNAIPVEQTLLDLQSCIQTLDLEHIGIVGYCWGGSLSWQAACKLDGLQAASCWYGSQIAQAAHLTPRIPVQMHFGQQDHSIPASAVQTIRSAQPQAEIYEYPEAGHGFGCQQRADFHAPSYELAQQRTLAFFDRHLR; translated from the coding sequence ATGAATGCATCGCTGAACAGCGCAGACGGACACGCCTTCCAGACCTATGTCACCGGCGACGATCAGGCCAGGCGCGGCCTGATCGTTCTGCAAGAGATTTTCGGCGTCAATGCGCAGATACGTGACACCTGCGATCGCTTTGCGCAGCAAGGCTACCGAGTCATCGCGCCCGCCCTGTTTGACCGTCGCGAACGAGGGGTGGAATTGGACTACACCGCCCAGGGTGTCCAGCGCGGGCTGGAACTGCGCAATGCCATTCCTGTGGAGCAGACCCTGCTGGATCTGCAAAGCTGCATCCAGACACTGGATCTGGAACACATCGGCATTGTGGGCTACTGCTGGGGCGGCTCCTTGAGCTGGCAGGCGGCCTGCAAGCTGGACGGCCTGCAGGCCGCCAGTTGCTGGTATGGCAGCCAGATCGCCCAGGCGGCGCACCTGACGCCACGCATCCCTGTGCAAATGCACTTCGGCCAGCAGGACCACTCTATCCCCGCCAGCGCCGTGCAAACCATACGCAGCGCCCAGCCGCAGGCCGAAATCTACGAATACCCAGAAGCCGGTCACGGTTTCGGCTGCCAGCAACGCGCCGATTTCCACGCGCCGTCCTACGAACTGGCACAACAGCGCACGTTGGCGTTTTTTGACCGGCACCTGCGCTGA
- a CDS encoding DUF3060 domain-containing protein, with the protein MRTVLLCALLSGMAVGTAQANALELDGINVQRTIPCQGRDINISGNANKLQLTGPCGRVDVAGSEHVITLERANALDIGGIEQKISAASVGGLIVSGSGHRIQSAVQGAPLAAIEIDGEGHALELDLRGPSTLTIAGIGQRVDWSGTEPTISTSGADHRIEQHTGKNKP; encoded by the coding sequence ATGCGAACTGTTTTACTGTGCGCCCTGCTCTCGGGCATGGCGGTCGGCACCGCCCAGGCAAACGCCTTGGAACTGGACGGCATTAACGTCCAGCGCACCATTCCCTGTCAGGGCCGGGACATCAACATCAGCGGCAATGCCAACAAGCTACAGCTGACCGGCCCATGCGGCCGCGTGGATGTGGCTGGTTCAGAGCATGTCATCACGCTGGAACGGGCAAACGCGCTGGATATAGGCGGGATCGAGCAAAAGATCAGCGCCGCCTCGGTCGGCGGGCTGATCGTCAGCGGTAGCGGGCACCGCATACAAAGCGCTGTGCAAGGCGCGCCGCTGGCGGCCATCGAGATTGACGGCGAAGGTCATGCCCTTGAGCTCGATCTGCGCGGCCCCAGCACCTTGACCATCGCCGGCATAGGCCAGCGGGTCGACTGGAGCGGCACGGAGCCGACGATATCCACGAGCGGTGCCGATCACCGGATCGAGCAGCACACAGGAAAAAACAAACCATGA
- a CDS encoding TIGR03364 family FAD-dependent oxidoreductase has translation MTQHYDVIIVGGGILGMAHAWAAARRKLNVAVFERSHQAQGATIRNFGQVLVTGQAPGIMMELARESHPLWLALAAQAGFHVRSNGSLVLARNQLEMDVLADFAQDRAQKLGVACRLLNGRELAGLFEGRLAHHHGALQGMDDLQIYSRDALPAITASLQAMGVTVYTNAHVHIAQEGRVQSNLGNFSADSIYVCPGHDYVSLHRELLATVKPSVTRLQMLKVRAVDAGWQLDRPLLTGLSCLHYGAFSDLPLAQTLREQVQQRHGTLLDQGIHLLISPTPEGDLIIGDSHDYGQQASPFNQEETDQLMLDLAQTVLGCRVQVLQRWQGVYGAKGPAPFSVLQADPTTQVTVMHTGLGMTTGLAIGERNVAARYGDAVQ, from the coding sequence ATGACTCAACACTACGATGTCATCATCGTGGGGGGCGGCATCCTGGGCATGGCTCATGCCTGGGCGGCTGCCCGCCGCAAACTGAATGTGGCTGTATTTGAACGCAGCCACCAGGCCCAGGGTGCCACCATACGCAACTTCGGCCAGGTGCTGGTTACCGGCCAGGCACCGGGCATCATGATGGAGCTGGCACGCGAAAGCCACCCGCTATGGCTGGCTCTGGCCGCCCAGGCCGGCTTTCATGTGCGCAGCAATGGTTCGCTGGTGCTGGCGCGCAATCAGCTGGAAATGGACGTGCTGGCCGACTTCGCCCAGGACCGCGCCCAGAAGCTGGGGGTCGCCTGTCGCCTGCTGAATGGCCGTGAACTGGCCGGACTGTTTGAAGGTAGGCTGGCGCACCACCACGGCGCGCTGCAAGGCATGGACGATCTGCAGATCTATTCGCGCGATGCCTTGCCGGCCATCACCGCCAGCCTGCAGGCTATGGGTGTCACGGTCTACACCAACGCCCATGTCCACATCGCGCAGGAAGGTCGGGTCCAGAGCAATCTGGGCAATTTCAGCGCAGACAGCATCTATGTCTGCCCCGGCCACGACTACGTCAGCCTGCACCGCGAACTGCTGGCAACCGTCAAGCCTTCAGTCACCCGCCTGCAAATGCTCAAGGTGCGCGCCGTCGATGCCGGCTGGCAACTGGATCGTCCTTTGCTGACCGGGCTGTCCTGCCTGCACTACGGTGCCTTCAGCGATCTGCCGCTGGCCCAGACCTTGCGCGAACAGGTGCAGCAGCGCCACGGCACATTACTGGACCAAGGCATACACCTGCTGATCAGCCCAACCCCGGAGGGCGACCTGATCATCGGCGACTCGCACGACTACGGTCAGCAAGCCAGCCCGTTCAATCAGGAAGAAACCGACCAGTTGATGCTGGATCTGGCCCAGACCGTGCTGGGCTGCCGCGTCCAGGTTCTGCAGCGCTGGCAAGGCGTGTACGGTGCCAAAGGACCGGCACCGTTCTCGGTGCTGCAGGCAGACCCCACCACACAAGTGACGGTCATGCACACAGGTCTGGGCATGACCACGGGCCTGGCCATCGGTGAACGCAATGTGGCGGCCCGCTATGGAGACGCGGTGCAATAA
- a CDS encoding putative 2-aminoethylphosphonate ABC transporter substrate-binding protein, protein MKTIVLTSLTAALMGAASLAQAATTLTVYTALEADQLKAYQAAFEKANPDIKIQWVRDSTGIITAKLLAEKNNPKADAIWGLAGSSLGLMASQGMLQPYAPKGLEKIDAKMRDGNNPPSWVGMNGFAAALCVNTVEMEKQKLPMPTSWEDLTKPVYAGKIVMPNPASSGTGFLDVSAWLQLFGEEKGWAFMDGLHKNIGAYTHSGSKPCNMAAAGEYAIGVSFDYRGARLKEEGAPLELVFPKEGLGWEIEATGIMKGTKNLEAAQKLADFSASEEANHLYKSNFAVLAIPAIATANPHLPADLNKRLIDNNFVWAAENRERIIQEWTKRYDGKSEAKKK, encoded by the coding sequence ATGAAAACCATTGTTTTGACTTCCCTGACCGCCGCTCTGATGGGCGCTGCCTCCCTGGCCCAGGCCGCCACAACGCTGACGGTCTACACCGCTCTGGAAGCCGACCAGTTGAAGGCCTACCAGGCCGCCTTCGAGAAAGCCAATCCCGACATCAAGATCCAGTGGGTGCGCGATTCCACCGGCATCATCACCGCCAAGCTGCTGGCCGAAAAGAACAACCCCAAGGCTGACGCCATCTGGGGTCTGGCCGGTTCCTCGCTGGGCCTGATGGCCAGCCAGGGCATGCTGCAGCCCTACGCCCCCAAAGGGCTGGAAAAAATCGACGCCAAAATGCGCGATGGCAACAATCCGCCCAGTTGGGTCGGCATGAACGGCTTTGCCGCCGCCCTGTGCGTGAACACGGTGGAAATGGAAAAGCAAAAGCTGCCCATGCCTACCTCCTGGGAAGACCTGACCAAACCTGTCTACGCCGGCAAGATCGTCATGCCTAACCCCGCTTCCTCGGGCACCGGCTTTCTGGACGTCAGCGCCTGGCTGCAACTGTTTGGCGAAGAAAAAGGCTGGGCCTTCATGGACGGTCTGCACAAAAACATCGGTGCTTACACCCACTCGGGTTCCAAGCCTTGCAATATGGCCGCCGCCGGTGAATACGCCATCGGCGTATCCTTTGACTACCGCGGTGCCCGCCTGAAAGAAGAAGGTGCCCCTCTGGAACTGGTGTTCCCCAAAGAAGGTCTGGGCTGGGAAATCGAAGCCACCGGCATCATGAAAGGCACCAAGAACCTGGAAGCCGCACAGAAACTGGCTGACTTCTCCGCCAGCGAAGAAGCCAACCACCTGTACAAGAGCAACTTCGCCGTGCTGGCCATTCCGGCCATCGCCACGGCCAACCCGCACCTGCCTGCCGATCTGAACAAGCGCCTGATCGACAATAACTTCGTGTGGGCCGCCGAAAACCGTGAACGCATCATCCAGGAATGGACCAAGCGTTACGACGGCAAATCGGAAGCCAAGAAGAAGTAA
- the phnX gene encoding phosphonoacetaldehyde hydrolase yields MQSQTPSITRLDGRPDPAPRLEALIFDWAGTLVDFGSFAPTQILVEAFGRYDLTLNLEQARSAMGIGKWDHIKAMLALPEVQAQFQALHQRESDDSDVDQIYNTFLPLQTERVGEFSAPIPGVRETLSWARRQGLKIGSCSGYPRIVLDNLLQHANQQQVFVDYHVAFDEVPMARPWPAMALENVIRLEISQVAGCVKIDDTPVGIEEGHGAGMWTVGLLLSGNAAGLTEAEFLALGETDKEAARQRSAATFAPVRPHYLIDTVADLPAVLEDIQQRLAAGQLPTDPIQS; encoded by the coding sequence ATGCAATCCCAGACCCCCTCCATCACCCGCCTGGACGGACGCCCAGACCCAGCTCCACGCCTGGAAGCCCTGATCTTTGACTGGGCCGGCACGCTGGTCGATTTTGGCTCCTTCGCCCCCACGCAGATCCTGGTCGAGGCCTTTGGTCGCTACGACCTGACGCTGAACCTGGAGCAGGCCCGCAGCGCCATGGGCATAGGCAAATGGGACCACATCAAGGCCATGCTGGCCCTGCCCGAAGTCCAGGCCCAATTCCAGGCCCTGCACCAACGCGAATCCGACGACAGCGATGTAGACCAGATCTACAACACGTTTTTGCCCTTGCAGACCGAGCGCGTGGGCGAATTTTCCGCCCCCATTCCCGGCGTGCGCGAAACCCTGTCGTGGGCGCGCCGCCAAGGCTTGAAGATCGGTTCCTGCTCGGGCTACCCGCGCATCGTTCTGGACAATCTGCTGCAACACGCCAATCAGCAACAAGTCTTTGTGGATTACCACGTCGCATTTGACGAAGTGCCGATGGCCCGCCCCTGGCCCGCCATGGCCCTGGAAAACGTGATCCGCCTGGAGATCAGCCAGGTCGCCGGCTGCGTGAAGATCGACGACACCCCTGTCGGGATCGAAGAAGGCCACGGTGCCGGCATGTGGACGGTCGGCCTGCTGCTCTCGGGCAACGCGGCCGGCCTGACCGAAGCCGAGTTTCTGGCCCTGGGCGAAACCGACAAAGAAGCCGCCCGCCAGCGTTCGGCCGCCACTTTTGCGCCTGTGCGCCCCCACTACCTGATCGATACCGTCGCCGATCTGCCGGCCGTTCTGGAGGACATCCAGCAGCGCCTGGCCGCCGGCCAACTACCGACTGACCCTATCCAATCCTGA
- a CDS encoding putative 2-aminoethylphosphonate ABC transporter permease subunit, producing the protein MPTPELSTASHSGASRATALSLPPSVVGKRSAPPLTRQPLPVWLGFVARRFLTLSLLALLLLFLALPMLFILLRAVQDGDGNLVGLSQFWNIVSAPGFMSMVGRSILVGVTTLSIVIPTAYAFAFALQRCCVRGAGLFRALGLLPLLAPSLMPGLSLIYLFGNQGILRDWIGGQTIYGFWGIVLGEAFYTFPHALMILGTGLALADARLYDAARAMGAGAWRRFLTVTLPASRYAVFSAACLVFTLTVTDFGVPKVVGGSYNVLAMEAYKAVVGQLQFSKGAAIGMLLLIPAVLTFLLDRHLRSRASTQAQGQLSAYVPTAHARRDRFFTLILVVVSLAILTIVGMAVWASLIKFWPYNLSLSLKSYDFDNMDGGGWLAWRNSLFMSLCTALIGSALIFLGAWMLEKLPATGRFEQGLYGVLRMLALTPMAIPGLVLGLGYIFFFNHPSNPMSGLYGSMALLVLCTVVHMYTSAHLTFVTALKSIPAELEAAAASLKAPRLSTLTGVTVPLCLPALLSVARYLFVSAMTTVSAVVFLYSPQTVLASVAVMNMDDAGFIGPAAAMCTLIMLSSATFCLLVHLLSRASLRRTQAWRTSSPLSTTR; encoded by the coding sequence ATGCCCACGCCTGAACTGTCTACCGCCAGCCATAGCGGCGCAAGCCGCGCAACGGCCCTATCGCTCCCGCCTTCAGTCGTCGGCAAGCGATCCGCGCCACCCCTGACCCGGCAGCCTCTGCCTGTCTGGCTTGGGTTCGTGGCCCGCCGCTTCTTGACGCTCTCGCTGCTGGCGCTGCTCTTGCTGTTTCTGGCTCTGCCCATGTTGTTCATTCTGCTGCGCGCCGTTCAGGACGGCGACGGCAATCTGGTCGGCCTGAGCCAGTTCTGGAACATCGTCAGCGCTCCTGGCTTCATGAGCATGGTGGGCCGCAGCATTCTGGTCGGCGTGACCACGCTGAGCATTGTGATCCCGACAGCCTACGCCTTTGCCTTTGCCTTGCAACGCTGCTGCGTCCGGGGCGCAGGTCTGTTCCGGGCACTGGGCCTGCTGCCATTGTTGGCACCGTCGCTGATGCCCGGCCTGTCACTGATCTACCTGTTCGGCAACCAGGGGATTTTGCGCGACTGGATCGGTGGCCAGACCATTTATGGCTTCTGGGGCATTGTGCTGGGCGAAGCCTTCTATACGTTTCCCCATGCCCTGATGATTCTGGGCACCGGTCTGGCCCTGGCCGATGCGCGCCTGTATGACGCCGCCCGCGCCATGGGTGCCGGTGCCTGGCGCCGTTTCCTGACCGTTACCCTGCCGGCCAGCCGCTACGCCGTCTTTTCAGCCGCCTGCCTGGTCTTTACCCTGACCGTGACCGACTTCGGCGTTCCCAAGGTCGTGGGTGGTTCTTACAACGTGCTGGCGATGGAGGCCTACAAGGCCGTGGTCGGCCAGTTGCAGTTTTCCAAAGGGGCAGCCATCGGCATGCTGCTGCTGATACCCGCCGTGCTGACTTTTTTGCTGGACCGCCACCTGCGGTCCAGGGCCAGCACCCAGGCGCAAGGACAGTTAAGCGCCTACGTTCCGACCGCACACGCCCGCCGCGATCGCTTTTTTACGCTGATCCTGGTCGTGGTGTCCCTGGCCATCCTGACCATCGTGGGCATGGCGGTCTGGGCATCCTTGATCAAGTTCTGGCCCTACAACCTGAGCCTGTCGCTGAAATCCTACGACTTCGACAATATGGACGGCGGCGGCTGGCTGGCCTGGCGCAACAGCCTGTTCATGAGCCTGTGCACAGCACTGATCGGCTCTGCCCTGATCTTTCTGGGGGCCTGGATGCTGGAAAAGCTGCCGGCCACCGGGCGCTTTGAGCAAGGCCTGTACGGCGTGCTGCGCATGCTGGCCCTGACGCCGATGGCCATTCCCGGCCTGGTACTGGGCCTGGGCTACATCTTCTTTTTCAATCATCCGTCCAATCCGATGTCCGGCCTGTACGGCTCCATGGCCTTGCTGGTGCTGTGTACGGTCGTGCATATGTACACCAGCGCGCACCTGACCTTTGTCACCGCCCTGAAGTCCATCCCTGCCGAGCTGGAAGCCGCCGCTGCCTCCCTGAAGGCCCCTCGCCTGTCTACCCTGACCGGAGTGACCGTTCCCCTGTGCCTGCCTGCCCTGCTCTCGGTGGCCCGCTACTTGTTCGTCTCGGCCATGACGACCGTATCGGCGGTGGTGTTTCTGTACAGCCCTCAGACCGTCCTGGCCTCGGTGGCCGTCATGAACATGGACGACGCCGGTTTCATCGGCCCGGCCGCCGCCATGTGCACGCTGATCATGCTCAGCTCGGCTACGTTCTGCTTGCTGGTGCATCTGCTCAGCCGCGCCTCGCTGCGCCGCACACAGGCCTGGCGCACTTCTTCCCCTCTTTCTACGACACGATAG
- a CDS encoding putative 2-aminoethylphosphonate ABC transporter ATP-binding protein, whose product MSATAAFLSIQGLHKQFGSFTALDQVSLDIQAGELVCLLGPSGCGKTTLLRSIAGLQRADRGAIIMAGRDISQLPPQQRDYGILFQSYALFPNLTVAQNIAYGLSPRRKLAEQVQLRVSEMLDLVGLSGSENKYPAQLSGGQQQRVALARALAPSPSLLLLDEPMSALDAQVRERLRVELRALQKQLSITTLMVTHDQEEAMVMADRIAVMDKGRLVQFDRPQALYRAPANPFVAGFIGEANWLPYTPLNSCSVMVERARLDLGQDAPVKPGRLFIRPENIRVLDSSNPNGIANTFLADIVDGIFLGRHYKLTLRPEGMDGLTVQAIVNPEQGDRLLAPLAARRCRVQLPSEALYAHA is encoded by the coding sequence ATGAGCGCCACTGCCGCCTTTTTATCGATACAAGGACTGCACAAGCAGTTCGGTTCCTTTACCGCCCTGGACCAGGTCAGCCTGGACATACAGGCCGGCGAGCTGGTCTGCCTGCTGGGGCCTTCGGGCTGCGGCAAGACCACCTTGCTGCGCAGCATTGCCGGTCTGCAACGCGCCGACCGCGGTGCCATCATCATGGCGGGTCGGGATATCAGCCAGTTGCCGCCGCAGCAGCGCGATTACGGCATTTTGTTTCAGTCCTATGCCCTGTTCCCGAACCTGACCGTGGCGCAGAACATCGCCTATGGCCTGTCGCCACGCCGCAAGCTGGCCGAACAGGTGCAACTGCGCGTCTCGGAAATGCTGGATCTGGTCGGCTTGTCGGGCTCGGAAAACAAGTACCCGGCGCAACTGTCCGGTGGTCAGCAACAACGTGTCGCCCTGGCCCGCGCTCTGGCCCCCTCGCCCTCGCTGCTGCTGCTGGACGAGCCGATGTCGGCGCTGGATGCCCAGGTGCGTGAACGGCTGCGCGTAGAGCTGCGCGCCCTGCAAAAGCAATTGTCGATTACTACGCTGATGGTCACGCACGACCAGGAAGAAGCGATGGTGATGGCCGACCGGATCGCCGTCATGGACAAAGGCCGGCTGGTCCAGTTTGACCGCCCGCAGGCCCTATACCGGGCACCCGCCAACCCCTTTGTGGCCGGCTTTATCGGAGAGGCCAACTGGCTGCCCTATACGCCGCTGAACAGTTGTTCGGTCATGGTCGAGCGCGCCCGCCTGGATCTGGGCCAGGATGCGCCGGTCAAGCCAGGCCGCCTATTTATCCGCCCCGAAAATATCCGGGTGCTGGACTCGTCCAACCCCAATGGCATCGCCAACACGTTTCTGGCCGACATCGTGGACGGCATCTTCCTGGGCCGCCACTACAAGCTGACGCTGCGCCCCGAAGGCATGGATGGGCTGACCGTACAGGCCATCGTCAATCCGGAACAGGGCGACCGCCTGCTTGCCCCCTTGGCCGCGCGCCGTTGTCGCGTCCAGCTCCCCAGCGAGGCCCTGTATGCCCACGCCTGA
- a CDS encoding LysR substrate-binding domain-containing protein, whose product MLALELKSFHAIAHSGSITKAAQMLGISQPTVTSHLRQLEARYGIELFYRQGKGVYLSEQGERLLPQVEELMQQAAQIDFSLRDLRDLKSGKVRVGATGPYYIMDVLRRFYQAYPGVEMKLSIDNSQRVLSSLLDYQLDVIASSFLVDDERIIRVLLASDPLVVVLRRDHPLAARKRVRIAELCPHTILMRENGSMTRELCLQVFRQAGQQPGQVLEIGSREAICWAIVCGLGASLLPLREVPAHPEIVTLRISDVSVHLNEYVYCLKERAHGHAIRAFLDQVQVDLPVR is encoded by the coding sequence ATGCTGGCTCTGGAACTGAAGTCTTTTCACGCCATCGCCCATAGTGGCTCTATTACTAAGGCTGCGCAGATGCTGGGCATCAGTCAGCCTACCGTCACGTCGCATCTGCGCCAGTTGGAAGCGCGCTATGGCATAGAATTGTTTTATCGACAGGGCAAAGGAGTTTACCTAAGTGAGCAAGGCGAACGTCTGCTGCCCCAGGTCGAAGAGCTGATGCAGCAGGCGGCCCAGATCGACTTCAGCCTGCGCGATCTGCGTGATCTGAAAAGCGGCAAAGTGCGAGTCGGTGCTACGGGGCCTTACTACATCATGGATGTGTTACGACGGTTTTACCAAGCCTATCCAGGTGTGGAAATGAAGTTGAGCATAGATAACTCGCAACGGGTGCTCAGCAGCTTGCTCGATTACCAGTTGGATGTCATTGCCTCGTCATTTTTAGTGGACGACGAACGTATCATCCGGGTGTTGCTGGCTTCGGACCCCTTGGTCGTGGTTTTACGGCGCGATCACCCGCTGGCCGCGCGCAAGCGGGTGCGTATTGCCGAGCTTTGCCCTCATACGATTCTGATGCGAGAAAACGGCTCCATGACTCGAGAACTCTGTCTGCAAGTTTTCCGGCAGGCCGGGCAGCAGCCTGGCCAGGTGCTGGAGATCGGCAGCCGGGAGGCCATTTGTTGGGCCATAGTTTGTGGTTTGGGGGCCAGTTTGTTGCCTTTGCGGGAAGTTCCCGCCCACCCCGAGATCGTCACGCTGCGCATCAGCGACGTGTCCGTGCATCTGAACGAATATGTGTATTGCCTGAAAGAACGCGCGCATGGTCATGCCATACGCGCGTTTCTGGATCAGGTTCAGGTGGATTTGCCCGTTCGCTAG